From the Solanum pennellii chromosome 4, SPENNV200 genome, one window contains:
- the LOC107016182 gene encoding regulatory protein NPR5-like — MSNNPEDPLRSLSLDYLNLLINGQAFSDVTFHVEGHLVHAHRCVLAARSQFFRKFFCGPGSPQSGPQLGSVNGPRDTGSPASSVVIPVNSVGYEVFLLMMQFLYSGQVSIVPQKHEPRPNCGERGCWHTHCTSAVDLALDTLSAARSFGVEQLALLTQKQLAIMVEKASIEDVMRVLIASRKQDMNQLWTTCSHLVAKSGLPPEMLAKHLPIDVVAKIEELRLKSNLARRSLMPHHHHHLDLSSSAELEDQKIRRMRRALDSSDVELVKLMVMGEGLNLDESIALHYAVENCSREVVKALLELGAADVNFPAGPAGKTPLHIAAEMVSPDMVAVLLDHHADPNVRMLDGITPLDILRTLTSDFLFKGTVPGHVHVEPNKLRLCLELVQSAAMVISREEGSANIDLSSTNIYPPNNMSDDHTSSTSTSGTNNIDSRMVYLNLGGGVTNTSSTHDHPSSMYHHSSHEY; from the exons ATGAGTAATAATCCTGAAGATCCCTTAAGAAGTCTCTCTTTAGATTATCTCAATCTCCTCATCAATGGTCAAGCTTTTAGTGATGTTACTTTTCATGTTGAAGGTCATTTAGTCCATGCTCACCGTTGCGTCCTGGCAGCAAGGAGTCAATTCTTCAGAAAATTTTTCTGCGGGCCGGGCTCTCCTCAGTCCGGCCCGCAACTCGGCTCGGTTAACGGGCCGAGAGATACTGGTTCACCAGCATCATCAGTAGTGATACCGGTGAATTCAGTAGGATATGAGGTGTTTTTATTGATGATGCAGTTTTTATATAGTGGACAAGTATCAATTGTGCCACAAAAACATGAGCCAAGGCCAAATTGTGGAGAGAGAGGTTGTTGGCATACACATTGCACCTCAGCCGTTGATCTTGCACTTGATACACTCTCAGCCGCTAGATCTTTTGGTGTTGAACAACTTGCTTTGCTCACTCAG AAGCAATTGGCAATCATGGTAGAAAAAGCTTCAATTGAGGATGTGATGAGAGTTCTAATAGCATCAAGGAAGCAAGACATGAATCAACTATGGACTACGTGTTCACATTTGGTTGCAAAATCAGGTCTTCCACCCGAAATGTTGGCCAAACACCTCCCCATTGATGTTGTAGCCAAAATTGAAGAACTACGCCTCAAGTCCAACCTAGCACGTCGATCCTTAATGCCACATCATCATCACCACCTCGACCTCAGCTCTTCAGCTGAGCTCGAGGACCAAAAAATCCGTAGGATGAGACGAGCCCTTGACTCATCGGACGTTGAACTTGTCAAGCTTATGGTAATGGGAGAAGGTTTAAATCTTGATGAATCAATTGCACTACACTATGCAGTTGAAAATTGTAGTAGGGAAGTTGTGAAAGCTTTACTAGAGCTAGGTGCAGCGGATGTTAATTTCCCTGCAGGACCTGCAGGGAAAACTCCGCTGCACATTGCTGCTGAAATGGTGTCACCAGACATGGTAGCTGTTCTATTAGACCATCACGCTGATCCCAATGTACGAATGTTAGATGGCATCACTCCATTGGACATTTTACGTACCCTAACATCCGATTTTCTATTTAAAGGAACTGTACCTGGACATGTCCACGTCGAACCTAATAAGTTGAGACTCTGTCTTGAACTTGTTCAATCAGCAGCTATGGTGATTTCAAGAGAGGAAGGGAGCGCGAACATTGATCTCTCTTCGACAAATATTTATCCTCCAAATAACATGAGTGATGATCATACATCTAGCACAAGTACTAGTGGGACTAATAACATTGATTCAAGAATGGTGTATTTAAATCTTGGTGGTGGAGTTACTAATACTTCTTCAACTCATGATCACCCTTCATCAATGTATCACCATTCATCACATGAGTATTAA